The Opitutus sp. ER46 genome segment GTCGCCGAACACGCCCCTGCCGACCTCTGGCCGGTCACGGGCGACGCCACGCAGCTTCACCAGGTCCTGATGAATCTCACCGTGAACGCCCGGGACGCCATGCCCAACGGCGGCAAGCTGACGCTCACCGCCGAGAACACCCTGCTGGAGGCCGGCGGGTTCACCGTCCACGTCAAGGGCAAGCCCGGCCCCTACGTTCTCCTCACCGTCGCCGACACCGGCGCCGGCATTCCCCAGGGCGACCTCGACCGGATTTTTGAGCCCTTCTACACGACCAAGGACGTCGGCAAGGGCACGGGCCTCGGCCTCTCCACCGTGCTCGGGATCGTCAAGAGCCACGAGGGCTTCGTGACGGTGTACAGCGAGCTTGGCCGCGGCAGCGTCTTCAAGGTCTACCTCCCGGCCGCGCCCCAGGCCACCGAGACCACGGCGTCCGCGCCAGACTCCATTCCCCGCGGGCGCGGCGAACTCGTCCTCGTGGTCGACGACGAGGCCGCCATTCGCCTCACCCTCCAGCGCCTGCTGGAAATGCACGGCTACGAGGTGGCGGTCGCCGCCAACGGCAACGAGGGCGTCGCGACTTTCCTTGCCCAGCGCGAGCGCGTGCAGGCGCTGATCACCGACATCATGATGCCCGAGATGAACGGCGTCGTCCTCATTCGAGCCCTCCGCGCCCTCGAGCCCAACCTCAAGGTGATCGCCATGAGTGGTCTGCAGGACACGGTCCGCCGCGACGAACTCAGCCAGCTCGGCGTGACCGAGATTCTCAGCAAGCCCGCCCTGCCCCGCCACATTCTCGAGGCCTTGCACCGGCAGCTCGCGCCGCCCGCCGCATCGGTGCCGCCCAGCAGCTGAGCGCTCCGACGCCATCCGCGGTGAACGGGAAAGTAGAAGCGAAAAGCTAAGGTTTGAATCCGTCTCGGCGCTGGCGATTGATGGAAGCTGATTTCCATGAGCGACACCCATGCTTTCGAGGTTCTTCACGGCGGTGCGGACCACCCCACCCAGCTGCTTTATTTCACAACGCCCAGCGTGACGGCCGATGGCCGGACGCTGGTGGTCGTACGCGAGGACGCCGGCAATCCAAACCTCTGGGCCCTCGACTTGGCATCGCGGCAGATTCGGCCGCTCACAAACAACCGCGATGGCGTGCTGAAGTCGTACGTCTATTTCCGCGGCGCGCCGAACCGCGGCCTCGGCAAGGCCAGTGTGAGTCTCGATCCCATGCGCGGCCGCGTGTTCTACCTGCAGGGCGACGACCTGATGCGCGTCGACCTCGCCGACGGCAAAGCACGAGCGATCGCGCGCGTGCCGGCGGGGCAGGTCACGGCCTTCACCCACCTCAGCGCCGATGGATGCCGGATCTGCCTGCCCACCACGGACGCACGGGCTTTGGAGGACGACGTGCCGGCGCCACAGCGCGGCGAGAACTTCGTGGCGGGAAAACGCAACGAGGTGATCACCGACAAGCCCGCGTACGACATCGACGAGCGCGTGCGGCGCGAAGGGCTGAGCTCGTGGCTACGCGTGTTCGACACCGAAACCGGCGCGCAGCTCGCCTGCGAGCGCGTGCCGCAGGCGTGGATCACCCACGTGCAGTTCTCGCCGGTGAACCCCGACTGGATTCTCTACAACCACGAGTGGCCGTCGGATTGCGGCATTCGCCGTCTCTGGCTGTGGGATGGCCGCACCCATCGCCGGCTGCGCGAAGAGGGCGCCGGCCGCAGCCGCGCCGACTGGGCCTGCCATGAGATGTGGGAAGCCGACGGTCGCGGCATCATCTACCACGGCAAGTATGCCGATGGCCGCGCCTTCATCGGCCGCGTCTCCCCGGCCGGCGGCGACAATGTGGAGATCGCGCTGCCCGCGCGGTATCAGCGTTACGGACACTTCACCGCCGGCACCCAGCATACCGACTGGCTGGTGTCCGACGGCTACTGGCATCCGGAAGGCGCGCCGGAGAACGGGCTTTGGGGCGGCGAATGGATTACTCGCCTGCAGGTCGATTGGGCCGCGCGTCACATTACGTGGACCCCGCTAACGCGACACCACTCGGCGTGGGATTGCCAGGACAGCCACCCGCACCCCGTGTACGGCCCGGGAGATAGAACGGTTTACTTCACGACCAATGTTGGCGGAGGCCGCAGCGTCGCCCGCTGCTCCGTCCCCCAGTAACGTCCGCCCCCTCCCGCGCGTCAGCTCAAGAGCGAGAGCCCTCCAACGCTTTCTCTTACTCTTCCTCTTACTCTTACTCTCGACCGTTTCCGTCCAGCACCTCCCGCCCGCCACTATCGCTCCGCCCCGGCCGTCCCCCGCCGCCGCCACTCTCACTCTCACTTTCACTTTCACTTTCACTCCGGCGCCTCGCGCCGGCCCCCCACTCCCCCATTCCCTCAATCCCTCATTTGATGCTCTCCCGAATTCTGCCGCTCTTTGCCTTCGGCTTCGTCGCGCTGGCCCAGGCGTCTGAGCCCGCAGCGCCCGATCCCCTGCCCGTCGAACCGTCCCGCAGCGGCTGGACTTTCTCGCTCCTGCCCAAATCCCTGCAACGGCATCCGTCGCTCGATTTCCACGTCGTCACCGAGCTCACCGCCGAGGGCCGGAAACGCGCACTCCCGACCGCTGAGCACCAGGTCTACTACATCGCGAGCGCCGGCAAATTCACCCAGCTCGGCAACAATACGCCCGCTGGCGAAACGCCGCCGGACGTCGGCTATCTCACGCGGGCGATGCACGGCGCACTGGCCGCGAGTCATTACACGCCGGCCAGCCCATCTTCGCCACTCCCAGCCATCGCGATCGTCTTCAATTACGGCTCGTTTGCCCGTTTCTCCACTGCCGCGGACGACTTTCAGCAGACTGTCGCCATCGAGCAGATGGCGCAGAGCGCAGCCGACACCGCGGCCCGTAACGGCACGGGATCCGGCGAATCTTCGTCCGGTCCGTTCATTCTCGCCGACGACGATTCCCGCGACGCCTCCTCGCTCCTGCGGATCGTACTTCGAGACCCGCACGCCCGCACCGATGTCCTGCACCGCGCTTCGCTCGTCGCGGGGGACAAGTTCTCCCAGGAACTCGCCGCCGCGATCAACCGCGAGGCCATTTCCCGCCAGTCCCGCGCTCCCCTGCTCTCGGGGCAGAACGACCCCGGCAGCCCGTTCCAGCAGTTCATGAACGCAAACCCGGAGATGATGGATCTCGTAGAGGAATCCTTTAGCAGCTGCTACTTCGTCGTCGCCTCTGCCTTCGACTACGCCGCGATGAAACAAGGCCGTAAAGTTCTCCTCTGGCGCACCAAAATGACCGTGAACTCCGCTGGCATCTCCATGAGCGAATCGCTTCCCAGCCTCGTTACCGCGGCAGGCCCCTACCTTGGTCGCGAAATGACCGGCGTCGTCACGCTCACCCGCAAGATCTCCCGCAACGGCAAAGTCGAGGTCGGCACTCCCCGCGTAATCGACTACAGCGCCCCCAGGGTCCCGTAGCCCCACCAACTCTTTCTCTTACTCCTACTCTTCCTCTTTCTCCCAAGGGATTGAGGGATTGAGGGATTGAGGGATTGAGGGATTGAGGGATTGAGGGATTGAGGGATTGAGGGATTGAGGCCGCGCCTGCCTTTTCGTAGCCGACGCCCTCGTTCTCGTTCTCGTTCTCCGTGCCCCCTCCTCCGGTCTCCGTGACCTCCGTGTCCGGCCCGGATGGATTGAAGGATTTCTTCATCCGTCCGACTCCAGCGCGTGATCGTGAGAGTAAGAGGAAGAGCAAGAGAACGATTCCTGTCGTCCCACCCGTCAGCGGCTCCCCCCCTTTCACTTTCACTCCCTACGAGGCGCACTCCGACGGACGCCCCCCGCGTCCGTGGAGACTTTTTTCTCCCCACCCCTAAGAAATCTGCCGCTGGATCGTGATTCCGAGCGGACCGACCGCACGCAGCGGGCCGGCCGCTCAATCACCCTCCCAGCACCATGCGCCAGGATTTCGTCATCGGCCTCGCCCTCTCCGCTGTCATCCACGGCACCGTCTTCCTCGAGGGGAAACTCTTCCCCAACCGGCCGCCGGCCCCCGTCGTGCGCGAGCGCCCCACACTCACGGTCATCGACATGCCACCGCTCGAGCCGGAGGAGCCCGAGATCGTCGAGACCACGAGCGATGCCGTCGCGCCCGCCGAGTTCGCGCCGCCCATGCAGGTCGACGTCCCGCAGGTGGTCACTGACACGTCATTCGTCCAGCGCATCCAGCCGCCTCCGCCGGAAAACGTGCAGCCCAACGCGTCACTGGTGAAGATTCCCGAGCACCGCGACAACACCGCATGGCACAAACTGCAGATCTTCGATCCCTCCAGCCTCGACCAGCAGCCCGTCCCGCGGGTGCGCACGCCTCCGCAGTATCCGTTTGAACAGCGCCGCCAGGGCGTCACGGGCGAGGTCCTCGTCGAGTTCATCGTCGACACCCAGGGCAATGTCCTTGGCGCCTTCGCCGTCCGCTCCTCCCAGCGCGAGTTCGAATCCGCCGCCGTCCAGGCCGTAAGCAAGTGGAAGTTCAAACCCGGCCGCCGCGCCGGCAGTGCCGTCAACACCCGCATGCAGATACCGATCGTGTTCAACCTCGACGACGCCTGACGCGCCTCGTCCGCCGGCGCCACACAGCGCCGGCCCTCCGGTGCCTCCGGCCACTTTCACCCCTCACTCTCACTTTCACTCCGGCGGCCCAGCCTCCGGCCACTTTCACTCCGGCGGCCCGCCGCCGGCCACTCCGGCGCCGTTAAGGCGCCGGCAATACCTGCGCCAGCTCGTCCCAGGCAAAGCGGTCCGCCATCTCCCGGAGCTGCGCGGCCAGCGCCGGCGCCTCCGCGCTCATCTCCGCCACCAAGGCCAGCACCGCATCGAGATCCGCCGCCTCCACCGCCCGCCGCAGCGGCCCCACAAACGCCGGCGGTACCGGCCCGGCCGGCCTCCGCACCCGCATGTCATCCTTCCTCGCCGCATCGTAGTCGTACCGCACGCCAAGCAACTGCCGCAGCCGCTCCAGCAGTTCCTCGTCCCGGAACGGCTTCCCCATGAAGGCATCAAACCCCGGCAGCGGCTCGTCGCCCTCCCGCAGCACACTCGCAGACAGGCCGATTACCTTCACC includes the following:
- a CDS encoding oligogalacturonate lyase family protein; its protein translation is MSDTHAFEVLHGGADHPTQLLYFTTPSVTADGRTLVVVREDAGNPNLWALDLASRQIRPLTNNRDGVLKSYVYFRGAPNRGLGKASVSLDPMRGRVFYLQGDDLMRVDLADGKARAIARVPAGQVTAFTHLSADGCRICLPTTDARALEDDVPAPQRGENFVAGKRNEVITDKPAYDIDERVRREGLSSWLRVFDTETGAQLACERVPQAWITHVQFSPVNPDWILYNHEWPSDCGIRRLWLWDGRTHRRLREEGAGRSRADWACHEMWEADGRGIIYHGKYADGRAFIGRVSPAGGDNVEIALPARYQRYGHFTAGTQHTDWLVSDGYWHPEGAPENGLWGGEWITRLQVDWAARHITWTPLTRHHSAWDCQDSHPHPVYGPGDRTVYFTTNVGGGRSVARCSVPQ
- a CDS encoding energy transducer TonB yields the protein MRQDFVIGLALSAVIHGTVFLEGKLFPNRPPAPVVRERPTLTVIDMPPLEPEEPEIVETTSDAVAPAEFAPPMQVDVPQVVTDTSFVQRIQPPPPENVQPNASLVKIPEHRDNTAWHKLQIFDPSSLDQQPVPRVRTPPQYPFEQRRQGVTGEVLVEFIVDTQGNVLGAFAVRSSQREFESAAVQAVSKWKFKPGRRAGSAVNTRMQIPIVFNLDDA